The Brachyhypopomus gauderio isolate BG-103 chromosome 12, BGAUD_0.2, whole genome shotgun sequence genome window below encodes:
- the LOC143528082 gene encoding eukaryotic translation initiation factor 4 gamma 1-like, whose product MQQQLLSKDSSQGRDGQDGSHLSGGRTTQPQDEGSNTVPMLSKKDSSQGRDGQDGSHLSGGHTTQPQDEGSNTVPMLSKKDSSQGRDGQDGSHLSGGRTTQPQDEGSNTVPMLSKKDSSQGRDGQDGSHLSGCHTTQPQDEGSNTVPITTKTQPIDTSRRSKINRPWAMGYIKQLLVTVGKGSRGSYGKSSSGGSGAKPSGEQESGRPATSTLDHFPALQQSGPLSTSSSLDADRRVSHRSSPSKERADREQSERFDRRDSREDREKVLDRNRSAVTKRNFSRESDDPARGGEGRGAVDNVRRVASMTEDRGSRHWGSRERGSRDQAMGKEMVKRETAPIPPPAPAKPTLSEEELDRKEVRSHH is encoded by the exons ATGCAGCAGCAGCTGCTGTCGAAGGACTCCAGTCAGGGGCGCGACGGCCAAGATGGGTCCCACCTGTCCGGGGGCCGCACCACCCAGCCTCAGGACGAGGGCTCCAACACGGTGCCCATGCTGTCGAAGAAGGACTCCAGTCAGGGGCGCGACGGCCAAGATGGGTCCCACCTGTCCGGGGGCCACACCACCCAGCCTCAGGACGAGGGCTCCAACACGGTGCCCATGCTGTCGAAGAAGGACTCCAGTCAGGGGCGCGACGGCCAAGATGGGTCCCACCTGTCCGGGGGCCGCACCACCCAGCCTCAGGACGAGGGCTCCAACACGGTGCCCATGCTGTCGAAGAAGGACTCCAGTCAGGGGCGCGACGGCCAAGATGGGTCCCACCTGTCCGGGTGCCACACCACCCAGCCTCAGGACGAGGGCTCCAACACGGTGCCCATCACAACCAAGACGCAACCCATCGACACCAGTCGCCGCAGCAAGATCAACAGG CCCTGGGCTATGGGCTACATCAAGCAGCTGCTCGTCACAGTAGGGAAGGGATCACGGGGCAGCTATGGCAAAAGCAGCAGTGGTGGGTCTGGAGCCAAGCCCAGCGGAGAACAGG aaTCTGGCCGACCCGCCACCAGCACACTCGACCACTTTCCGGCCCTTCAACAGTCAGGACCTTTGTCCACTTCTTCCTCTCTGGACGCTGACCGCAGGGTGTCTCACAG aaGCAGCCCCAGCAAGGAGCGTGCTGACCGCGAACAATCTGAGCGTTTCGATCGGCGAGACAGCCgtgaagacagagagaaggtcCTGGACAGGAACCGCTCGGCAGTCACCAAGCGCAACTTCAGCAGAGAGAGTGATGATCCTGCCCGAGGAGGCGAAGGACGCGGTGCTGTGGACAACGTGCGTCGTGTTGCCAGCATGACAGAGGACCGGGGCAGCCGTCACTGGGGCAGCCGAGAGAGGGGCAGCCGTGACCAGGCCATGGGCAAGGAAatgg TGAAGCGTGAGACCGCTCCAATACCACCTCCTGCCCCAGCCAAACCAACTCTGAGTGAAGAGGAGTTAGATAGAAAAGAAGTCCGTAGCCATCATTGA